In the Pedobacter cryoconitis genome, GGCAAATTATTTTATTGCAGCATGTAAATATTATCCGAATAGCTTTCGGAAAATACTGCGGCCAATTTCATTCAGCAATTGTATATTTCCTGTAAAAGAAAAAAATCTAAAATATCCGAATTTAAACAATACATGGGCAGCTTCAATTTTGGGTGACCCGTAAATCAGCATCTTTTGAAAGAACATTTTTTTTTGCTGCCATTCTATTTTTCTCTTTTCGGTGTGAACGAGCTCACCCAGGGGTAGCACGTTTTTCCATTTTTCAGCTAGCAAAACAGATGCTTTAATCCAGTCTATATTTAAAGAACCCATTGATAAATGCTCGATCAATAGCGCATAGGTCACATATATTTTATATTTCCTTTGTACTTGAAGTGAAAAATCAAGATCATAGCAGTGAAATCCTTCAAATGTTTGCGCATCGAAAGGATTTTCTGACCAAACTTCAGTGGTTGTAAATAAGAATAGCCCATCAACCGTTATAACTTCAACATATAAATTTTCACCTTCAGGATTAGAATTTTGTCTTTCACTTTTATTCTTATCATGTTGTATCACGTTTAAACAATCAAGCGATGGCAGACCGTTAAACCAGCCTCCGGGGGATAGGGATTTATATTTTGAACCTGCTACACCGATCAAACCGATTTATTTATTATTTTGAAAGAAGCTTATCAGCTCTTTGCCCCAGTTAACAGACCGGAATATAATATCTTCATGGATAAAACATAAATAAGGAAATTTAGCCGCTGCGGCACCTATATTATAGGCTGTGCAGATACCATACTGATTATTGGAATTATCGATTTTTATAATCTCGAATGGTATCCCAATAGTTGTTGAGATATTCTCTTCTGCTTGGGTAAATAAAGCAGCATTAACAGAACAGGTAATTATGGAAATCATTTATATATCCTGGTTAATGCGTCTGGGGTTTCAGGGTCTGATAATAATATTGTAAGATCCTGGCACACTTCCATCCAAATATATGCTTGATTAATTCTATGACTTTACCTCCTATTACAGGTCGGTGTCGACTACCACCAACTGCTTTGACATTACGCTCTACTGCTAAGGCAAGGTCTTTATGCTGTGGATAAACCTGGACCAATAACTCCATCAGCAGTCTAGATATGACCGTAGCTACTCTGTGGTCCTTTGAGCAGGTTTTCAGGTGTTTTTGGATGAGCTTGATTGACATGAACTGGCTGGTCAATGCTTTATCATCTCTATGTGATGAAAGTGAATTACCTGCGGATATTTTTCTATAATAACAAACAGTATCCGGGGTATTGAGAATTGCAGTAGCATTAGCCGCCATCCTGCAGAAAAATTCACCGTCGTCGTTCAATGAAAGTTCTTCATTCCAAAGTCCGGCCTTTTCTATTACGGAAGCTGGTGTGAGCCAGGAGTGAACCGGGATCATAGAGCCTCCATTTTTATTCACTCCATAAAGGTTCAATAAAAATTCAAAAGGGTTATCGCTAGCTATATAAAATTGAAGTTCGTACGCATCAGGGCTAAGAATGGTCAATTGATGCTCCTGATCATTATTAAAATGAACAACCGGACATATTGCAAGCGTATCTTTTTGAGCACTGATCAAAGCCATCTGGCGGCTTATTTTATCTGGGTGCAGTAAGTCGTCAGCATCCAAAAATTGTATAAAATCACCTTTAGCTTCTGACAATCCCTTATTCCTGGCGGCACTGGCACCGCTGTTAGGTTGATTGTAAACTTTTATAAAAGAACATTCATAGGATTTTGCTATTATCAAAGAGTTATCTGCTGACCCATCATCAACCAGTATAATTTCTTTATGGTCCCAGGTTTGAGCAATTGCAGAGCGCAGGGTTGCCTCTAAATACTTTTCGGCATTGTATACAGGGATAATTATAGAAACTAAAAGAGGCTGCACTTTAGATGGGCTGTTTAAATATTTCAATCCAGCGTTCCTTCGCCGATGTATTAACAGGCGCAGGGTGGAGCCACTGTTGATTTAAAAGCTGCATATAAGCTTCTTTATCCTGGTCGAGTTCAATTATTTTTTCAATTATCGGTTTGAAATTGAGCTTTTGAAACTGTAAATACATTTTTGCATTTCTTCCGGCTATTTTTAACTTTCTTTTGAGACGGTGGTTAAAATTTTGGTAAAATTGAGGCCTCATATCTATAAAATCGGGTTGGCTATTCTTTTCAAGCCAATTGACGGTAGAATTAGAAACTACGTTCAGGTGATCTGGGGCATTAAGAAAACTTTTTGTGTTAAAAATATCCCCAATAAAGGGGTCACCAAAGTAAATGGGGACACTATTGGCTTGCATGGCATCATATAGCTTTTCTGTTTGATAACCGGGGTAGATATAATTTTCAAAGGCTATAGTAAATTTATACGGGTGCAGAAATTGTCTTTTACGTTCCCAAATGTTACCCTTATATTGTTTGTCAATACTTGCCATATTGTTCATAGACAGGCCTGGAGCATCAACTTTTTTGTATTTCGATAACTGTTTAAAGAACTCCTCCCTGTAGTATACTTTATGTGAATACAGGAAATTACAAAAAAGAGATTTACTATTGTATACCTGCTCTGCATCGTAATTGTCCGGCTTTATAAGTATTTCTGGGTCAAGTCCGTGCCATTGTATCCTTTTATATCTCGGATGTAATATTTCCTGTTCTCTTGGAATACCAAATGCCCATTCACATATTTCCATATCAGGTGTCATATTTTCACAGAAATAGCCTATTCTGATGTAATGGCCTGGTAAAGGGATATCATTTCCATAAGGGCCAAATAAGATGAAATCAGGATTATCAGTTTCCTCAAATATGAAATCATCCAACAAATCGGTCAGAATTTCATTTTCCGCGATTGACCGGTCTATACCATTTTGGAATTTTATCCTGATTGTTGTTTTCATTATTGTAAGATGTAAGCTGACGCAGGTTTTATTTCAACAGCTGCTTTAATGTTTTTCCAAAGAAATATATGGGTTTAAAAATTACCTCTACGGCCAGATTGGCTACTTTTTTTGGTAAATGATAGCGATAAAAAAGTTTTAAGCGTAATGCATCAAATACCCATGGATTTTTATTGTAACAGTTGCCTCCAAAGTGTACGATCAGCGGATGATATTCTCCTTCAGGAAGCCAGTATTTATACTTATAGTCTTTTGAGTTATTAAATATGGCTTTATTATACAGTGTATTTAAGTTTTTGTGGGTTCTGAATTGTGCCGTATCCGTCCATATATGACCAGTATCTGCATAAGGAGTAGCTCCAGACTTTGCTAAACTGATAGAAAGAATAGGTTCATCATTTACACTTTTTGTATGACGCTGGAACTTATAATCGCTCAGAGACAGCTGCCTGGCTGTCTCACAAATGTTAGCTGTCAACTGGTTTTTAATGATATAGTAAAAAGCCCCGCAATAACGGATGATATATGGAATTGCAAAATAGTCCAATACTTCAGGTAGTTCCAGTTCAGCCCAGTTACCCTTGATCTCTTTCATGCCGATAACTTGTATAGCGGGATTAGGAATGTTAAACACATGAGAGATATTACCATAAATAATAGAATCTGCATCGATAAAAATTGATTTGTAAGCCGGTGTAATGTGGTCGAAATTAAATTTGTAGCTTACTCCGGGGGTTAGTAAATCCCTGGCTATTATTTTTTTTTCAATCCATCTTAAATCTTTTGGTAAGGTAAAATCTGCATCAGAGATAATAAAAAAAGGGATTTCATGAGCATGATGAAACTTATATGACCTGGCTAATGTAAAAGCAAAGCTTAAATATTTATCTCCGGTGGCTACAGTAAAAAAGCATTGATCAATCATTAAGAAGCTTTTTTATGAACTGTTTTACTTTTGACCCTAAGGCAACTGGCTCTTTGCCCCATTTTTTTTCGAAGATTATTTTTTGGCCGTGCGTAAGATGGGATAACTTTTTTTCATTGATGGCAGTATGGGTTTGATTGCCTAGATGATCTACTTTAGCGGGTATAATGAGCGCATGGTCTATTTTATATTTTAATAGTGTACGCCCAAAATCTTTATCTGCATACCAAAACTCAAATTTTTCATCTAATAAACCAATGGAGTTAAAGACTTCCCGTTTAAGAAAGATGCACCATCCAGTAAGGATTCCATTCAGGAGATTCCTGGTTGTACCAACTACTATTTTTTTAGGTTCAGCTATTTTTAATTGAGGATGAAAATAGCTGCAATAAGGGTTCGCTGATTTTATATTCGGGTTTTCCTCCATTGCGCTCAGTATTTCACTTGCCCAATTTTGATGATAAATGAGATCATTATTACACAGGCATACATAAGCATTATCCGTTTGTGCAATACCAATATTCAGATATTTATTAAAGCCAAATTTTTCATCAGGATATATAGTTTTGGTATTGGGATATTGATAAGGAAACAATGAAGCATTTGATTCAATAACGAGAGCCTCAAATTGAATATGCTCAGAATCTTCTGATAGAAAAAGGCTTTCAATCCCCTGTAAAGTGATTTGCTTTAACAGTTCTGTCTTCGCGTAGCTTAAAATAATGATATCTATTTTAACAGGCATACTAAAGGGAGGCAACAATTACAAATTGGGGAAATTTCATGTCTTCCTGGGTACCCAGTAAAAGGAAATTAAGGATATTAAAAAATGAAAAGCTATTGTCTTTATTAATTCCCTTAACCTGACAAACTTTATAATCACTTTCTTCAAAAAGCCTGATCATACTTTTTTTTGTGAAAAAGCGCAGATGTGTTTTATCCATCACCCCAGCTTCCTGATATTTGAAATCCTTATACCTGAGCAGTGATAAAATAACCGGGTACCAGCGGATATTGGGAATAGAAGCAATAATGCGGCCGTCTGTAGTCAGTAGCTCTTTGCAAACAGAAATTGCTTCTGAAGGATCTGCAAGATGTTCGAGTACATCATTAAAAAATATGGCATCAAATTTTTTACCGGCCAATTCTGGCATGGAGCCAGAAAATATTGCATTCACACACTTGTCAATTTTTTTTTCTGCTTCACGTGCAGAATTTTTGTCCGGTTCGATTCCCCAAACCATACATTGATATTCTTTTTTTAAAAGGGATCCGAATGAACCGTTCCCGCAACCTATATCCAAAGCCGTCTTTATACCAGCAGGAATAAATGGTAATATTTCTGTACGGCTGTGATTGTAATATATCTCATTCTTATTTTCGTACAGCTTCTCGTAGTTCATTAATTGTAGGGCTAAATAACGGTAAAATGATAGTCTACTTCCATATATCCTCTTATAGGTAATGGATAAGGAAGCAGTTTACTGGTTAATTCTTTTTGCAAGACTTCAAACTGCAACAGGCTAAAAAAATCTTTATACAATAAGTTCGATTGAATATGTAAACCTATTTTATATTTCCCTGGTTTGAGCGGGAGGTTTTTTAAGATACCTTTAATTTCAAATTTTTTTTCGGAGGTACTTATTTTAAACATCTCTTCACTGCGTAAATCTACAAAACCTGCTTTCTGATCGTATTCATCATAAATAAATAGCGCAATAGATTGAAAACTATTTTCCATAAGGCTTTCGATAATGATACGAAAAGTCAGATCCTCATGTGAGGTGATTTCAGCTTTATCTATTTGGAACAGGCATAAACATATATCTGAGTTAAGCTGAAAATCTGAAATAACAGTTTTAGAGATTTCATTGCTATTTTTTGATGAATATTTTGTTATAACCTCATTAACTTCACCTTGAAAAACCAGTTCGCCATGATGCAGCAATAATCCTTTATTGCACAAAGATTTTATACTTTCCATCTGGTGGCTCACAAATAAGACCGTTCTGCCTTCGCCCTTACTGATCTCACCCATTTTTCCAAGGCACTTTTTCTGAAATTCTGCATCTCCAACAGCAAGGACTTCATCCACAATTAAAATCTCTGATTCCAGATGTGCGGCGACAGCAAAGGCTAATCTAACATACATACCCGATGAATATTTCTTAACAGGAGTATCTATATACCTTTCTATACCTGCAAAATCAACAATAGCATCAAAATGCTTTTTAATTTCTACTTTGCGCATACCCAGAATTGCACCATTTAAAAAGATGTTCTCTCTGCCAGTTAACTCCGGATGAAAGCCGGTGCCTACCTCCAGCAAACTGGCGATACGTCCTTTTACTTTGATTGACCCTGTCGTTGGAGAAGTCACCCTGCTCAATATCTTCAACAATGTACTTTTCCCTGCGCCATTACGGCCTATAATGCCAACCGCATCACCCTGGTTAATATCAAAGCTGATATCTTTTAAGCTCCAAACTATATTGCTGTTCCCTTTCGCAGCTCTGTCATTGGTTTCGCCGATAAGCAAAAATGGATCCTCTTTACCACGTAGCTTTGCCCACCAGCGTTCCAGATCGCGCGAAATTGTTCCCGTACCTATTTCCCCAAGCTGGTAAGCCTTGGAAAGATCTTCTGTTTTAATAGCGATATTATTCATCAACCTGCTTTATCAAATGGTATCTACAAAATTTTTCTCAACTTTATTAAAAACAATTATTCCTAATAACATGATCAATGTCGTTATACCTGCACAATAGGCCAGAGATTCCCAGCTAAAGCTACCACTTCCCAAAAATCCGTACCGGAAAGTTTCAATAATAGGTGTCATTGGGTTATATTGAATAATCCATGCATATGCTGGATATTTCTCTATTGCAGTGGATAATGGATAGATCACAGTTGTGGCATACATCAATAGCTGCACGCCAAAGGTGACTAAGAATGCCAGATCGCGGTATTTAGTGGTCATTGCAGAGATGATCATGCCTAACCCTAAACCCAGGCAGGCCATGAGTAATACAATTACTGGAAATAAAAGGATAAACCAATTTGGACCAAAATGTTTACCAATGATCAGATAATAAACGATCATGATTATAAATAACAGTAATTGTACACTAAAACGTACAAGGTTAGACACTACAATGCTCAAAGGCATAATTAGCCGTGGAAAATACACTTTTCCAAATATATTGGCATTGTCCTTAAATACGGTACTGGTCTTAGTCAGGCATTCTGCAAAATAATTCCATGCAGTAATACCTGCCATATAGAATAAAGGTTGCGGAAGTCCGTCTGTAGAAATACCCGCCAGATTTCCAAAAATAAAAGTGAAGATAATCGTGGTAAAAATAGGTTGTATAAAAAACCATAGCGGCCCCAGGATGGTCTGTTTATAAAATGATACAAAATCGCGTCTCACAAAAAGTAATAACAGATCACGATAATACCATACATCCTTCAACCTTAAATCAAACAGGTTGTTCTTTGGGGTAATCTCCATGTCCCAGTTTTCTTCAGGCAGTTGCTCCATTTTTTATCAATTTTTCTAAGGCATTGCTATAATCCTGTGGATTAAAATATTTTAGGCATTGCTGCTGAATACTTTTTCTTTCAGCAATTGTTAAAGGATGCGCTAATTTCTGACGGATTGTCTGTTCTAAGAGCGCACTATCGTCAGGATCAATAGCGGTTCCCATTTCTTTGTTGCGTATAGCATCTACGCTGCCATCTGCATTACCGCAGATTACAGGAAGTCCAAATGCCATGGCTTCTATAAAAACAATTCCGAATCCTTCTTTTTTGCTGGGCATCACAAATAAATCAGCCATTAAAAAGTAGTCGGCCAAGGCTGTTTCTTCAAGATAACCT is a window encoding:
- a CDS encoding glycosyltransferase family 2 protein — translated: MQPLLVSIIIPVYNAEKYLEATLRSAIAQTWDHKEIILVDDGSADNSLIIAKSYECSFIKVYNQPNSGASAARNKGLSEAKGDFIQFLDADDLLHPDKISRQMALISAQKDTLAICPVVHFNNDQEHQLTILSPDAYELQFYIASDNPFEFLLNLYGVNKNGGSMIPVHSWLTPASVIEKAGLWNEELSLNDDGEFFCRMAANATAILNTPDTVCYYRKISAGNSLSSHRDDKALTSQFMSIKLIQKHLKTCSKDHRVATVISRLLMELLVQVYPQHKDLALAVERNVKAVGGSRHRPVIGGKVIELIKHIFGWKCARILQYYYQTLKPQTH
- a CDS encoding glycosyltransferase family 10 domain-containing protein, translating into MKTTIRIKFQNGIDRSIAENEILTDLLDDFIFEETDNPDFILFGPYGNDIPLPGHYIRIGYFCENMTPDMEICEWAFGIPREQEILHPRYKRIQWHGLDPEILIKPDNYDAEQVYNSKSLFCNFLYSHKVYYREEFFKQLSKYKKVDAPGLSMNNMASIDKQYKGNIWERKRQFLHPYKFTIAFENYIYPGYQTEKLYDAMQANSVPIYFGDPFIGDIFNTKSFLNAPDHLNVVSNSTVNWLEKNSQPDFIDMRPQFYQNFNHRLKRKLKIAGRNAKMYLQFQKLNFKPIIEKIIELDQDKEAYMQLLNQQWLHPAPVNTSAKERWIEIFKQPI
- a CDS encoding glycosyltransferase family 2 protein — encoded protein: MPVKIDIIILSYAKTELLKQITLQGIESLFLSEDSEHIQFEALVIESNASLFPYQYPNTKTIYPDEKFGFNKYLNIGIAQTDNAYVCLCNNDLIYHQNWASEILSAMEENPNIKSANPYCSYFHPQLKIAEPKKIVVGTTRNLLNGILTGWCIFLKREVFNSIGLLDEKFEFWYADKDFGRTLLKYKIDHALIIPAKVDHLGNQTHTAINEKKLSHLTHGQKIIFEKKWGKEPVALGSKVKQFIKKLLND
- a CDS encoding class I SAM-dependent methyltransferase, encoding MNYEKLYENKNEIYYNHSRTEILPFIPAGIKTALDIGCGNGSFGSLLKKEYQCMVWGIEPDKNSAREAEKKIDKCVNAIFSGSMPELAGKKFDAIFFNDVLEHLADPSEAISVCKELLTTDGRIIASIPNIRWYPVILSLLRYKDFKYQEAGVMDKTHLRFFTKKSMIRLFEESDYKVCQVKGINKDNSFSFFNILNFLLLGTQEDMKFPQFVIVASL
- a CDS encoding ABC transporter ATP-binding protein codes for the protein MNNIAIKTEDLSKAYQLGEIGTGTISRDLERWWAKLRGKEDPFLLIGETNDRAAKGNSNIVWSLKDISFDINQGDAVGIIGRNGAGKSTLLKILSRVTSPTTGSIKVKGRIASLLEVGTGFHPELTGRENIFLNGAILGMRKVEIKKHFDAIVDFAGIERYIDTPVKKYSSGMYVRLAFAVAAHLESEILIVDEVLAVGDAEFQKKCLGKMGEISKGEGRTVLFVSHQMESIKSLCNKGLLLHHGELVFQGEVNEVITKYSSKNSNEISKTVISDFQLNSDICLCLFQIDKAEITSHEDLTFRIIIESLMENSFQSIALFIYDEYDQKAGFVDLRSEEMFKISTSEKKFEIKGILKNLPLKPGKYKIGLHIQSNLLYKDFFSLLQFEVLQKELTSKLLPYPLPIRGYMEVDYHFTVI
- a CDS encoding ABC transporter permease, whose protein sequence is MEQLPEENWDMEITPKNNLFDLRLKDVWYYRDLLLLFVRRDFVSFYKQTILGPLWFFIQPIFTTIIFTFIFGNLAGISTDGLPQPLFYMAGITAWNYFAECLTKTSTVFKDNANIFGKVYFPRLIMPLSIVVSNLVRFSVQLLLFIIMIVYYLIIGKHFGPNWFILLFPVIVLLMACLGLGLGMIISAMTTKYRDLAFLVTFGVQLLMYATTVIYPLSTAIEKYPAYAWIIQYNPMTPIIETFRYGFLGSGSFSWESLAYCAGITTLIMLLGIIVFNKVEKNFVDTI